A part of Haliotis asinina isolate JCU_RB_2024 chromosome 10, JCU_Hal_asi_v2, whole genome shotgun sequence genomic DNA contains:
- the LOC137298239 gene encoding uncharacterized protein, translating to MEPLSSNIAVDVESLLGCPIQITCEKGKSTPVVPDKYQYYYPVGNCPSGDVTHGCCIPSPCNILLLGCGDVRFLLHTLDALHGRLHNTGPKPTLNFHLNDIEEGILARALITLYLVDTIDVDNLNDLKFLWAVWYDVLLSKTHMTRLKRVMKDLEMVSSGDHGVWFGSSTTQEKIVQALKCWAGKKFHPEGVISERKDFSFGGYSPDQYPQTPTRRVGSRFTEQHEMFSDKKLSQRLHMEICEYILGGVTRVNLGSKNMPEILKSFHVNPTFYRPQETVWKVQDNCSPFMCYNVDYKLERYGSTTISMSALFLETLRKWVQTYQRIRRDGWNLNIHLWLGHCADVCSDDLPESLKFDFIHTSNTADNVGIIPLLVTSVSRLKRDNGVVAIESYHCSQSYSVVPDTLSMCLNIPLTMYPTIIGVQLAEDLNLGHERPLESGFFVGCGRLILNWKAAPEPSKLTLTGSDEVSKCLRAIIRPNTDSKATMGPMKFRGADFTMIDTPTVIRLVQRLAQFVEGGGQQIAKIIEDFLMGQLPASFGFLKAAAADATVDRAMEALSVSDQKSVTEYMDRYEVEVNASLDQMKGQFTCDYNSDNHFAIVYTFQDSGIVVFKTVINFSCAVSLNTSKTQISRKRSFITSTFFKDEELTFGDRILTKQALSLADVTGLPEFPDSTFGRQLIHTYLYRIYPINKDKSILKVDNPKIQHQFQGVIQFLLQSVAKNRNRTKVLGVPMYLQSADQIYKWAGVFRVEGMKVWEEKLALFVTWYDFETAWMLLKAGKITRDEILKVVVDVLPDELLPRVDKYMQGYQMLAKILRLNSSRLQQEDSNQVRWKLRTYVRPRFSYLSFRILVNEVNLSAKYGDFPSDPEDAKRQIHRMLSDMHNKESSKENVDDLYENLKKHLPGYSGYSKAGSPISATPRQKTTVADNSCNSCGKVSSQCKRCLGCLKVAYCNRECQRKDWPVHKMDCKK from the exons ATGGAACCTTTATCGTCAAACATAGCTGTGGATGTTGAGTCATTGCTAG GTTGCCCAATACAGATCACCTGTGAAAAAGGTAAATCCACTCCAGTGGTTCCCGACAAGTACCAGTACTACTACCCAGTTGGGAACTGTCCATCAGGCGATGTGACCCACGGATGTTGCATCCCCAGCCCCTGTAACATCCTACTGCTGGGGTGCGGGGATGTGAGGTTCCTCCTTCACACCCTTGACGCACTGCACGGGCGCCTGCATAACACGGGACCCAAACCTACCCTCAACTTCCACCTGAATGACATCGAGGAAGGAATACTGGCCAGGGCACTGATTACACTATATCTGGTTGACACTATCGATGTGGACAATTTGAACGATCTGAAGTTCCTGTGGGCAGTTTGGTATGATGTACTCCTAAGTAAAACCCATATGACACGACTGAAGAGGGTTATGAAGGATCTCGAGATGGTCAGTTCTGGGGATCATGGAGTCTGGTTTGGCTCTTCTACAACACAAGAAAAGATCGTTCAAGCACTGAAGTGTTGGGCAGGAAAGAAATTCCACCCTGAAGGAGTAATTAgtgaaagaaaggactttagtTTCGGTGGCTATAGCCCAGACCAATATCCGCAGACACCTACTCGACGTGTGGGATCCAGATTTACAGAACAGCACGAGATGTTTAGTGACAAGAAGCTTAGTCAGAG ACTACACATGGAAATCTGCGAATACATACTGGGTGGAGTGACCAGAGTCAACTTAGGATCAAAGAACATGCCGGAAATCCTCAAGTCTTTCCACGTCAACCCTACGTTCTATCGCCCACAGGAGACCGTGTGGAAGGTCCAGGACAACTGCAGTCCGTTCATGTGCTACAATGTTGACTACAAGCTGGAACG gtATGGCAGCACTACAATCTCGATGTCGGCGCTGTTCCTGGAGACGCTGAGGAAGTGGGTGCAGACGTACCAACGCATCAGGCGTGACGGATGGAATCTAAAT ATCCATCTGTGGCTTGGCCACTGTGCAGATGTGTGTAGTGATGACCTACCAGAGAGTCTGAAGTTTGACTTCATCCATACAAGCAACACAGCCGACAACGTAGGGATTATCCCACTGCTTGTTACGTCTGTAAGCCGACTCAAGAG AGACAATGGTGTAGTCGCCATTgagagttaccactgcagccagTCCTACAGCGTTGTGCCGGACACACTGAGCATGTGCTTGAACATTCCGCTCACCATGTACCCTACCATTATAGGAGTACAGCTGGCAGAGGACTTGAACCTTGGTCACGA GCGCCCTCTAGAGAGTGGATTCTTCGTGGGTTGTGGACGTTTAATTCTGAACTGGAAAGCGGCTCCTGAACCGTCGAAGTTGACACTCACAG GATCTGACGAAGTGTCCAAGTGTCTTCGCGCAATTATTCGCCCAAACACTGATAGCAAGGCGACCATGGGCCCAATGAAATTCAGGGGTGCCGACTTTACAATGATTGACACCCCTACAGTGATACGACTTGTGCAAAGGCTGGCACAGTTTGTGGAGGGAGGAG GGCAACAGATTGCAAAGATCATTGAAGACTTTCTCATGGGACAACTTCCTGCTTCATTTG GGTTCCTGAAGGCCGCTGCTGCTGATGCTACGGTGGACAGGGCGATGGAGGCGTTGAGTGTGTCAGATCAAAAG AGCGTAACTGAGTACATGGATCGTTATGAAGTGGAGGTCAATGCCAGTCTTGACCAGATGAAAGGACAGTTCACCTGTGACTACAATAGCGACAACCACTTCGCCATCGTGTACACATTCCAAGATTCCGG CATTGTTGTGTTTAAGACTGTTATCAACTTTTCGTGCGCTGTTTCCTTGAACACAAGCAAGACCCAAATATCAAGGAAACGTAGTTTCATTACGAGCACATTCTTCAAAGATGAGGAGCTGACATTTGGAGACCGAATACTCACGAAACAGGCCCTCTCCCTTGCTGATGTAACCGGACTGCCTGAATTCCCAGATTCCACCTTTGGAAGGCAACTGATTCACACGTACCTTTACCGTATCTACCCAatcaacaaagacaagtctatcttgaaggtGGATAATCCTAAAATACAACATCAGTTTCAAGGTGTCATTCAGTTCCTCCTGCAGAGTGTTGCCAAGAACAGAAACAGG ACTAAAGTCCTTGGTGTCCCCATGTATCTCCAGAGTGCAGACCAAATCTACAAGTGGGCAGGTGTTTTTCGTGTGGAGGGGATGAAAGTATGGGAGGAGAAGCTAGCTTTGTTTGTCACATGGTATGACTTTGAAACAGCTTGGATGTTATTGAAAGCAGGGAAGATAACTCGGGATGAAATATTGAAAGTTGTAGTTGATGTGCTACCGGACGAATTGCTCCCTCGCGTGGACAAGTACATGCAG GGTTATCAAATGTTGGCCAAGATACTGAGGCTGAACAGTTCACGTCTGCAACAGGAAGACTCCAACCAGGTCCGCTGGAAGCTCAGAACCTATGTCCGACCTCGCTTCAGCTACCTCTCATTTCGGATATTGGTTAATGAGGTGAATCTAAGTGCCAAATATGGAGATTTCCCATCAGACCCAGAAG ATGCAAAACGACAGATTCATAGGATGCTGAGCGATATGCACAATAAAGAAAGCTCAAAGGAAAATGTTGACGACTTGTACGAAAACTTAAAGAAGCACCTACCTGGTTATAGTGGATACTCAAAGGCAGGAAGTCCCATTTCAGCAACGCCCAGGCAGAAAACCACAGTGGCAGACAATAGTTGCAACAGCTGTGGAAAGGTATCTAGTCAGTGCAAAAGATGCCTGGGATGTTTGAAAGTGGCCTACTGCAATAGAGAATGCCAGCGAAAGGATTGGCCAGTTCACAAGATGGATTGCAAGAAATAG